The region TGCAGTCTTTGCAAATTTATGATTCACTGTTCTTAAAAATCGGTACTGCAACCGGAGCTATCGGTCTGGTTATGACCGCATTTGTGCCGGTGCTGAAAAAGTATATACGCGACTAGTTTTGTAATAATTATCTATGTCAAACAGGGAAACAGGCGGTGAATCAGGCAGTATTCCAATTGCCTGATTCTTTGATGTGTCAGGCGGGCGGGAGGCCTGCCTGAATGTATCGTCAATTGTAAAATCCACCGAAAGTCCTTGCCTGTTGGGCTTAAGCTGTTTATTTATACTTTTGAAGTAAGTGAAAATGCGGATGGAAAATGTCCGCTCTTAAAAAAGATTCCAAGGAGACTAATTATGAGTAGGTTTGGTGCAGCCGGTTCCGTTAGTGCGAGACCGGAAGTCCTTAATGCTTTTATGCGCGGTATTTACAGCTGGATGAGTGCAGGATTACTGGCAACCGCTGCCGTGGCATGGGTGACTCTTTCCTCCCCGGCGGTTATGAATCTGGTCTTGGCCCAGAATCCCGAAACCGGAATGATCTCCCCGACCATGCTTTTCTGGGTTGCGGCAATCGGTGAAATTGGTCTGGTCTTCTATTTGAGCTTGCGTATTTCCAAACTTTCAGCAAGTGCCGCTACCGGGCTGTTTATGGCTTACAGTGCGCTTAACGGACTGACTCTCTCCACCATTCTGGTCGCTTATACCACGGCTTCCATTTTTCAGACTTTTCTCGTTACCGCGGGAATGTTCGGAGCCATGTCCCTGTACGGTCTGACTACCAGAAAAGACCTGACCGGCATGGGATCATTTATGATGATGGGCCTTTTCGGTATCCTCATCGCCATGGTGGTGAACTTCTTCATGCACAGTTCTGCTATGACATTCGCCATTTCCGTACTCGGCGTATTCATCTTTGCAGGTCTGACTGCTTACGATTCTCAGAAGCTCAAGGATATGGGCGAGTATATCCCCGCTGACGATGAAACCGCTGTAAGACGCGGCACCATACTCGGTGCGCTCACTTTGTACCTTGATTTCATCAACATGTTTATTTTCCTGCTTCGCCTCATGGGTAACCGCGAGTAGTTACAGCAGCTTGTACATTTACAGGCACGCTTAAACTCCGTAGGGTTTAAGCGTGCCTTTTTTAATGTCTTTTATTTAGGAGAATGTCCTTGTCGCTTTTGTTCAAGGTCCAGAAAATTTTAAGACCGATTCTTTTGCCTGTTTCAAAAGGATATGGGGCTGCGATGGCCCGTCGGGAGCGAAAGTATGTCCATGGCGAATACGAAAGGTTCAGACCTGCGTGCCCGTGTATTTCCGTGGGTAATATCGGCTCAGGGGGCAGCGGTAAAACTCCGCTGGCGGACTGGCTGCTCAAGTGGGCGGAGCGGGAAGGGCTGAAGACTGTTCTGCTGACCCGTGGTTACGGTGCCAAGCCTGCCCGGCTTCCTTATCCGGTAAATGGATTCAGCCCGGTTGATGAGGCCGGGGACGAACCGCTTATGCTGGCTAACGCAAATCCGCAGGCTAAAATAATTGTCGATCCTGTCCGTAAACGGTCCGGGGCTTGGGCAATGGGAGAATTCAAGCCCGATCTGATGCTGCTGGATGACGGATTTCAGCATATGGCCGTGGAGCGCGATCTGGATTTTGTCTTGCTCACTCCCGATGATTTTACTTCGGGCTGGAATCAGGTAATACCCTGCGGAACATGGCGCGAGAGTGTGCTGGGAATGCAACGGGCGGATGTTTTCTTCGTGAAGAGTGGCCCGCGGGCTTTTACGCAGATGCGTTCATTGATAAAACAGAGGCTGGCGGAATTCGGCAGACCCGTATTTCAATTTGAGCTTTGCGCCAAGGGTCTTAAGCTGCTTGGCGGTGGCGAACGGCTTGGATTCGGCAGTGACAAATACCTGCTTTTTGCCGGTATCGGCAAACCTGAGATTCTTCGTGAAGACGCTGTGGAATATATGGGCCGCAAACCTGAAGAATTTATGATTTTCAAGGATCACCACGCATACACAGCGCAGGACGTGGAACTGATCCGTAAAAAAGCGGCGGCAATGGGAGTTAAGAAAATTATATGTACTCCCAAGGACGCTATTAAACTGACAAAACTTGGGTGTGAAGATTTCTACGTAATTGACTTGGAAGTGGAATTTACAGAATCAATATTTTTTGACCGGACAGAAGAAGCTCCCTTCAATAGCTGGTGGAATAAACAAATATTAACTGACGCATACAGCAAATAAAACGTACCCTCCTTTACGTTTAAACGGCCTGAAAAAAGAGAATGTATTAATAATCCGGAAGGCCGCCGGAACAGACTCCAATAATTTAAAAGCGCTACAGCGCATGATATAATCAGGAATTAAAATGGGAAAAAAGAGAAAAGCTAAGAATCCCGGTATGATTAAGCCTCACGAGGCTATGAATGTATTTAAGAAAAGTCGTAACCCCTTATCACTTGGGGATTTAGAAAAAAGGCTCGGCCTGACCAAAAGGCACCGTAAATTTGTTAAGAATATACTGAAAGATCTTGTCCGTGACGGTAAAATCATCAAAATCGGCAGTGTTTACGATTTGGTTGAAAAGATGAATATGGTTACCGGAAAATTGCAGGTTCAACGCTCCGGCGCTGCATTTTTGCTACCGGACGATCAGAATCGTAAGGATATCTACATCCACACCAAAAATTTGAGCGATGCATGGCACGGTGACCGTGTAGCCGTGGCAATTACCGGTTCCCACTGGGGAGGCAAGCGCGAAGAGGGACGTGTGGTCCGGGTTCTCGAACGCGGCAAACAGGTCTTTCCCGTCCGTGTCATAAGGCCCTCGGGAGCAACGGCTCTACTGTGTCATCCTACTGATCCAAAGCTGGATTTCGGCATAGTTGTCGAGCCTGGCGAAGCCGTGAAAGGCGGTCCTGCTCAGGATCAAAACGGCGAGGAAATCTATCCGGCTGAACAGATTGATGCGGAAGTGGATTACACACGTATTTCGAAAGGGGATATCCTGCTGGTTGCCCCCGGCGAGCAGATTAATCCATCACTCTGGGAAGGGCGTATTCTAAAAGTGCTCGGTGAAGAAGATGACGTCACCGTGCAGGAATCCATCGTCAAAGCCAATCACGGCATCTCTACGGCTTTTCCTCCCAAGGTATTGGCTGTGGCTGAGGCTTTGCCTGATGAACCGGGTGAAGATGATTTTGCCGAGCGCGAAGATATGCGCGGCATTCCTTTTGTGACTATCGATGGCGAAACTGCGAAAGATTTTGATGACGCCGTATTTGTTGAAAAGACTGATGACGGTTATCGACTGCGAGTGGCTATCGCTGATGTCAGCCATTACGTTGCCATGCAGTCTCCTCTGGACCGTGAGGCCCTGAAGCGAGGTAACTCCTACTATTTCCCCAAGTCTGTGGAACCGATGTTTCCGGAAGCTCTCAGTAACGGGCTGTGCAGCCTGAATCCCGATGTAAATCGTCTGGCAATGACCGCTACCATCGAGTTTGACAAAAGCGGTGCTCCGGTCCGTTCCTCTTTTGCTCCCGCGGTTATCCGCAGTCACGCGCGGCTTACTTATACTCAAGTCTATAAGGGCGTAATCCTCGGTGAGAAGGAAGAACAGCAAAGTTTTGGCGATTTTCTGCCCATGCTTCAGCTGTGTGAAGAACTGGCTCGCAAGATTAATACGCGACGTAAGGATCGCGGCAGTCTGGAATTCGATCTGCCGGAGCCGGAAATTATTTTCAATTCTCAGGGGCGTACTGTTGATATTCGCCCGCGAAGCCGTAATTTTGCGCATCAGATCGTTGAGGAGTTCATGATTGCGGCTAACGAAGCGGTGGCTGAATTCCTGACAGAAAAAGAGCTGGGCTGCCTGTATCGTGTCCATCCCGGTCCGGATTCTGAAAAACTTACCAATCTTTTTAAAGTATTGCGTAAGATAGGAATCAGCAAGCAGATCCCGGACCCGGTCACTCCGCAGACCCTGCAGGCTGTTATCAAGGACTCCGAAGGTTCGGATCAGGAATATCTGGTCAGCAGGCTATTGCTGCGCTCCATGAAGCAGGCCAAATATGGACCGGTAAATGAGGGCCATTTCGGACTTGCATCGGAATGCTATTGCCATTTTACCTCACCGATCAGGCGCTATGCTGATTTGGTGGTGCATCGTCTGCTTAAGGTTGCGCTGGGTGATGAGCATCAGGCTATTCCCGGTCATAAACAGCTTGGCCGTATCGGTGATTCCATCAGTGGAACAGAACGGGTCGCCATGGAAGCGGAACGCGAAATCCTTAAACGGCTGACCATTATTTTCCTTAAGGATAAGATAGGCGAAGAGTTTCACGGGGTTATATCCTCCATTGCTGAATTTGGCTTCTGGGTCGAATTTCAGGAGGTTATGGCTGAGGGTATGGTACGTCTTGCTTCGCTGGAGGATGATTATTATACTTTCTGGGCAGACCGGCAGATGATTGTCGGCGAGCGCACCGGGAATGCTTTCCGCTTAGGGCAGAAAATTACCGTTCGGCTGGAATCGGTCAGTCTGGAAATGCTGGAAGCCAATCTTTCTCTTGTCTCCGGAGCGGAAGATTATAAGAAGTTCGTATAAAAAATAAACCCCGCTCAATCTATGATAGAGCGGGGTCTTTTTAGCTATGGGCGGTTCAAACTTAGCTGGTGGCAATTTTTTCAATGCGGCGAGCTATTTTGCAAAAGAGTGTGAGTTCACACACTTTTTCATCAATTTCACAGACATAAATATTTTCACATTCTGCTATAGCGTTTAGTGATTCGTATACCTTGACCAGATTTTCCGGGCTAATTCTTCCACAGAGATCAACGATCATATCTTTTAGATCTGCCGGAGCATCGTCAAGCAAAGACAGCTGGACTCCGGCGTCACCGAAATCAAAGTCAAAATGCTCTACGTACTCAGCGGCTAGATTTTTAATAATCAGGTCATTACTCATTCATCTCTCCACTATTCCACCAATTAGCTACATACTTACTACAAACGTATATTTTTTGAAAGAGTTCTCTGTTTATAAAAATAGTTGCAGTATCGGATTATGAATGTTAAGTATAGATGAACTTTTTAGTTAAACAGTTGTTAATTTGAGGTGCCGATGCAAACTAAAGATTTTGATTCCTTTTTTGAAAGACTGAAAGAATATACGGATATTGCAACACAGGCTCAACTGGCGCGGGAACTGGGCGTCGGCAGAGCTGCAGTCTCTTTGGTTAAAAAGAAGGGAGCTGTTCCTCCACGCTGGATTCTTGAACTTTCAGTGCGATATAATTTAGATTCAACTTGGCTTGAATCAGGTGTTGGCTCGCCTCGTGCTGAAGTCAGCGCTGCCGAATTTGCTGATGAATTCGCCCGTATTCCGAAGGTGGCGGCACGACTTTCCGCAGGTGGAGGGTCCTTTGAAACAGGGGGCGAAATAGAAGGGTTTTACGCATTCCGCAAGGATTGGATCGGCAGTAAAGGTAACCCTATTGATATGGTTTTGATGGAAGTTTACGGCAACAGTATGGAGCCTGAATTGAAGGAAGGGGATATTGTTTTGCTGGATCAGTCCCGTAAGGATATTCTCGCCGGAGGAATATACGCTGTGGGAGTAGAGGATACTGTCATGGTTAAAAGGGTTGAAAAGAGACCCGGCCAGGTTGTTCTGCATAGTGACAACAAGGATTATGCCCCGATTCACCTTGGTGGAGATGAACTTGAGAATGTGCGGGTTCTGGGGCAGGTTGTCTGGGTTTCACGTGAATACCATTAGGTCCATACAACATGTGTTTTTCTTGGCCTCCTCTTTGGGAGGCTTTTTTTTGGTGTTTTATTGGA is a window of Maridesulfovibrio sp. DNA encoding:
- a CDS encoding helix-turn-helix transcriptional regulator — translated: MQTKDFDSFFERLKEYTDIATQAQLARELGVGRAAVSLVKKKGAVPPRWILELSVRYNLDSTWLESGVGSPRAEVSAAEFADEFARIPKVAARLSAGGGSFETGGEIEGFYAFRKDWIGSKGNPIDMVLMEVYGNSMEPELKEGDIVLLDQSRKDILAGGIYAVGVEDTVMVKRVEKRPGQVVLHSDNKDYAPIHLGGDELENVRVLGQVVWVSREYH
- the rnr gene encoding ribonuclease R, whose product is MGKKRKAKNPGMIKPHEAMNVFKKSRNPLSLGDLEKRLGLTKRHRKFVKNILKDLVRDGKIIKIGSVYDLVEKMNMVTGKLQVQRSGAAFLLPDDQNRKDIYIHTKNLSDAWHGDRVAVAITGSHWGGKREEGRVVRVLERGKQVFPVRVIRPSGATALLCHPTDPKLDFGIVVEPGEAVKGGPAQDQNGEEIYPAEQIDAEVDYTRISKGDILLVAPGEQINPSLWEGRILKVLGEEDDVTVQESIVKANHGISTAFPPKVLAVAEALPDEPGEDDFAEREDMRGIPFVTIDGETAKDFDDAVFVEKTDDGYRLRVAIADVSHYVAMQSPLDREALKRGNSYYFPKSVEPMFPEALSNGLCSLNPDVNRLAMTATIEFDKSGAPVRSSFAPAVIRSHARLTYTQVYKGVILGEKEEQQSFGDFLPMLQLCEELARKINTRRKDRGSLEFDLPEPEIIFNSQGRTVDIRPRSRNFAHQIVEEFMIAANEAVAEFLTEKELGCLYRVHPGPDSEKLTNLFKVLRKIGISKQIPDPVTPQTLQAVIKDSEGSDQEYLVSRLLLRSMKQAKYGPVNEGHFGLASECYCHFTSPIRRYADLVVHRLLKVALGDEHQAIPGHKQLGRIGDSISGTERVAMEAEREILKRLTIIFLKDKIGEEFHGVISSIAEFGFWVEFQEVMAEGMVRLASLEDDYYTFWADRQMIVGERTGNAFRLGQKITVRLESVSLEMLEANLSLVSGAEDYKKFV
- the lpxK gene encoding tetraacyldisaccharide 4'-kinase, which translates into the protein MSLSLLFKVQKILRPILLPVSKGYGAAMARRERKYVHGEYERFRPACPCISVGNIGSGGSGKTPLADWLLKWAEREGLKTVLLTRGYGAKPARLPYPVNGFSPVDEAGDEPLMLANANPQAKIIVDPVRKRSGAWAMGEFKPDLMLLDDGFQHMAVERDLDFVLLTPDDFTSGWNQVIPCGTWRESVLGMQRADVFFVKSGPRAFTQMRSLIKQRLAEFGRPVFQFELCAKGLKLLGGGERLGFGSDKYLLFAGIGKPEILREDAVEYMGRKPEEFMIFKDHHAYTAQDVELIRKKAAAMGVKKIICTPKDAIKLTKLGCEDFYVIDLEVEFTESIFFDRTEEAPFNSWWNKQILTDAYSK
- a CDS encoding Bax inhibitor-1/YccA family protein, coding for MSRFGAAGSVSARPEVLNAFMRGIYSWMSAGLLATAAVAWVTLSSPAVMNLVLAQNPETGMISPTMLFWVAAIGEIGLVFYLSLRISKLSASAATGLFMAYSALNGLTLSTILVAYTTASIFQTFLVTAGMFGAMSLYGLTTRKDLTGMGSFMMMGLFGILIAMVVNFFMHSSAMTFAISVLGVFIFAGLTAYDSQKLKDMGEYIPADDETAVRRGTILGALTLYLDFINMFIFLLRLMGNRE